Proteins encoded in a region of the Deltaproteobacteria bacterium genome:
- a CDS encoding HIT family protein yields MRKGGTRRRLFSPFKNKSGKIIPGAGFNIGVNCGVFAGQTIMHAHIHLIPRRDGDTLNPRGGVHGVIPGKKGYR; encoded by the coding sequence ATCAGAAAAGGGGGGACCCGGAGGCGATTATTCTCACCCTTCAAGAACAAATCAGGGAAAATAATCCCGGGCGCCGGATTCAACATCGGCGTCAACTGTGGCGTATTCGCAGGCCAGACCATCATGCATGCCCATATTCATCTGATTCCAAGACGGGATGGCGATACCCTGAATCCGAGAGGCGGTGTACACGGGGTCATCCCAGGCAAAAAGGGCTACCGATAG